In the genome of Candidatus Marinarcus aquaticus, the window CGTATATTTTGCGATAAAACATATGTGAATACACAAGAGTATGAAGAGTTTTGGACTTCATTAAACAAAGGTCAGACAAATACATCTGAATTTCGTAGAATCCGTAAAGATGGTAAATCCATTTATATTCAAGCTTCGTATATTCCAATAAAAAACAGCAGTGGTAAAGTAATAAAAGTTGTGAAATTTGCACAAGATATTACTGAAAAGAAGTTAGAATCACTTGATTATGAAGGCCAACTTCAAGCGATCAGTAAATCTCAAGCAGTCATTGAATTTAATATGGATGGTACGATTATTACAGCCAATGATAATTTTTTAAATACCTTGCATTATGAACTTAAAGATGTGATGGGAAAACATCATCAAATTTTTTGTGAAAATACGTATGTCAATTCAAATGAGTACAAAGAGTTTTGGAAAAAATTAAATCGTGGTGAGTTTGATTCAGGAGAATATTTACGTTTAGGAAAAAATGGCGAGAGAGTTTGGATACAAGCAACGTATAATCCTATTTTTGATATTGACAATAAACCCTTTAAAGTTGTGAAATATGCAACGGATATTACAGAACGAAAAAACTTGATTTTTGATATTGATAAGAAAGTGCACACACTTACGCAATCATTGGATAATTTATCAACGGCATCAACTTCAATGTCCAAAGGGGCAGAAGTAACCATGCATGGTTCTCAAGAAATCACTGTTTCAATTACGCAGATGAATGAAGCGGTTTCTGCATTATCTGAAAAAATTGAAGCCATGGTGAGTTCTATTGGCAGTATTGCATCTGCTTCCTCACAAGGTGAAAAAGTAGCCAAAGAGGCTCAAGAACAATCACAAATTACAACTGAAGCGATGACCAGATTGAATAATGAATCAGAAAAGATTGGTGATACCATTAATGTGATCACGCAAATTGCATTTCAAACCAATATTTTATCGCTGAATGCAGCGGTGGAAGCAGCCACAGCAGGTGAAGCTGGAAAAGGGTTTGCTGTGGTTGCACAAGAGGTTCGAAATCTTGCAACACGATCAGATGAAGCAGCCAAACAGATCACAGCCGCAATTGAACTTATTCAATCATTGGTGAAAGATTCATTGGGTTCAATCAATAAAATTGACAGCACGATTGCAGAAATTACAACCATGTCAGGACAAATTTCAAGTTCTATAGAGGAACAACAAAATATCTCGAATGATTTGGCCAGTACTGCATTGGAGACAAGTCAAGGGGTGAATGAAATCACCAATACAATGAAAGATGTTTCAAACAGTGCTGAAGAGAGTGGGGTTCAATCTCGCGAGACAGCCACAGCAACAGAAACTTTGATTGAAGTCTCCTCTGAGCTTATTGAAATACTTAAAAAACTTAAATAAACTATTTGCCATTATGGCAAATAGTTCATATCTTAAAAATAGTCAGCAATATTTATTGCATACCAAATGATAAAAAAATTTAGAATAAAAATCAGCATCGATGAAATGCGTGAAATGATTTTCTCTTTTTGTGTGCGTTCTTGATTGTGCCTTTTTAAAGCAATAAACATGTGAACAATGGTTGCAATAATAACAATAACAACCAAAAAGAGTTTTTGATACAAAAGCATGCCCAAATCACTTTGTATAAATGCCTCATTGAATAAAACAGAAGAGATACCGTGTTGTGTAAGTAGTAAAAGTCCAGTAATGAGAAGTAATGTTATCCAGATAAGTTGGAAATAACCATAAAAAGGACCAATGTGTGTATAAATGGTTTTTTGGATTTTTGGATCTTTAAAATATATTCCCATACCAAACAACAACATGCTGCCACCAACCCAAGTGGCAGCAGCGATGATATGAATAAAAAGAAGTAAGTTAGTTGTCATCTCTTGTTTCTAAAATTTCAATAGAGACGATTTTGTCGTTTTGTGCAATGGCATCTAATGCAATAAAACTCTCTTTGTCATCCTCTTCTATACCACCAAATACTGTGTGGTGACCATCTAAGTGTGGCGTTGGTACAAAACAGATAAAGAATTGGCTTCCACCTGTGTTTGGTCCTGCATGAGCCATAGAGAGGCTTCCTCTGTTATGCACTTGTTTGTCGGCATTGGTTTCACAAGCAATTGACCAACCTGGCCCACCCATACCTGTACCATCTGGACATCCACCTTGTGCCATAAACCCAGCAATAACTCGGTGAAATTTTAAGCCATCATAAAAACCATCTTTTGCTAATGTTGCAAAGTTTGAAACAGCAATGGGGGTTGACTCTGGAAAGAGTTTAATCCAAATGGTTCCATTTTCAGTTGTAATTTTTGCATATTGAAATCTATTGAGCTCTTCAGAGGGTAAGTTATACTCTTTTAACTCTTTTTTAAATCCAAACATTTTAATTCCTTTTGTATTTTCTTGGTGGAATTATACATATTTTCTATTAATACTTTTTTATAATACACCATTATATGTGATTTTTTATTGATGCTCATCAAGTTGGGGTTTGAGGTAATCGAGTTTAACTAAGCTTTCAATCACTTTTTTAAATACAGGAACCGCAGATTGAGAAGCGTATAAGTAGTACCAATATTTTCCACTGGCACTGGGGTTGACAACGGTTACACCAATAGTGTATTTGTGCTCTTTATCATTGGCAAAACCAAAGAAAGAGGAGATATATTTTTTTTGATAACGTCCCTTATCGGCAATTTGTGCTGTTCCTGTTTTCCCACCAATTTCTAAGCCAGCTACAGCAGCATTTTCTCCCGTACCTTCTTTCACCGTTTGAATGAGCATACGCTTAATGGTTTTAGCAGTTTTTTCAGAGATGACGCGTTTTGTAGGTTGAGGATTGAAAAAAAGTTTTTCATTATCTGATGTTAAAACATGTGAGACCAGTTTAGGAGTAGTCATGTTTCCTTGGTTGTTAAAGACACTGTAGGCTCTTATAGCTTGCATGAAAGTAGAGGTCATCCCTTGACCATAAGAGACCGTGGCTTTAAAGACGTTGTCCTCTTGCTTATCTTCACCTGCTTTAAATTTGTAGACTTCAGGAATATAGCCTGTTTTTTCATTGGTCAAATCAATCCCTGTTTTTTCAGTAAATCCAAAAGACTTCATGCCATCAGAAAACTCTTCTCCTGAGAGACGTTGCACGAGTTGTAAAATTCCAATGTTGCTTGAATAGACAATCACATCATCGAGTGTCAGATAATTTTTCGTAAAGCGGTGATCATCTTTAATCGAGTATCTCCCCAGTTTGTATCGCCCACGGGGGAACTCTCCTTTTGAGTTTTTGCTTCCTTTGTTAAAAGCAAAAAGAAGTTCATTCTTTTTTGCACGATCTTTATCCAAGACCATCGCTAAGGCAACAGGTTTAATGATCGAACCTGGCTCAAATGCGTACTCAACAGCATTGACTTTTAAGTAAGGAATCTCCTCTTTTTTAATGTCTTCTGGATTGAATCGATTGGATGTGGCCAAGCTTAAAATTTTACCGGTGTCACTCTCCATAATCGATACCATAATCTCATCGGCAGTGAATTTTTCTTTATAATAATCAAGTTGCATTTCAATGGTTTTTTGCAGTTTTAAAGGGATATTTAATACAATGGAAGCACCATCTTCTCTGTTTTTAATGATAGAATTTTTATTAAAAGAGATGTAAGAAAGCACATCACGTTCTCCTTTTAGAATGCCATCTTTTGAACTGTTTAAAATGGCATTGTAGCTGCTCTCTAAACCTTTTATCCCAGTTACTCTTGTTTTCTCATTGTTGCTTTCATATTTTCTGATATATCCCACAACAGGTGTTAATGAGTTTTGGTATGAGTTGATACGTTTTTCACCACTTTCGATGATATCTAAACCTTGAAGGATTTTATTGCCATTGATTTTGATGGCTTTAAAGACATCCAGTCGTCGAAGTTTATAGCTGAGCTCTTTAAGATTTTTTGCAGATCGTGAATCAATGTTATATGACAATACCAAACTGCCAGGGTGTTTTAAGGAGTCGTAAACCTTCTTTTTAATTTTGGCTTTTGGAATATCGCTGTAAATAGAAAAGAGATTAATAAAGAGTTCTTTTTTATCTTCATTTAAAAATCGTGTATCAATAGAGGCCTTATAGAGCTTTTTAGATGAAGCGATTTTAAAATTATCACT includes:
- a CDS encoding methyl-accepting chemotaxis protein — its product is MSWFKKNNQEDEAKLHALDMNYAVISFSNSGTILDANQNFVEALGYDNKSEFVGQHHRIFCDKTYVNTQEYEEFWTSLNKGQTNTSEFRRIRKDGKSIYIQASYIPIKNSSGKVIKVVKFAQDITEKKLESLDYEGQLQAISKSQAVIEFNMDGTIITANDNFLNTLHYELKDVMGKHHQIFCENTYVNSNEYKEFWKKLNRGEFDSGEYLRLGKNGERVWIQATYNPIFDIDNKPFKVVKYATDITERKNLIFDIDKKVHTLTQSLDNLSTASTSMSKGAEVTMHGSQEITVSITQMNEAVSALSEKIEAMVSSIGSIASASSQGEKVAKEAQEQSQITTEAMTRLNNESEKIGDTINVITQIAFQTNILSLNAAVEAATAGEAGKGFAVVAQEVRNLATRSDEAAKQITAAIELIQSLVKDSLGSINKIDSTIAEITTMSGQISSSIEEQQNISNDLASTALETSQGVNEITNTMKDVSNSAEESGVQSRETATATETLIEVSSELIEILKKLK
- a CDS encoding peptidylprolyl isomerase; the protein is MFGFKKELKEYNLPSEELNRFQYAKITTENGTIWIKLFPESTPIAVSNFATLAKDGFYDGLKFHRVIAGFMAQGGCPDGTGMGGPGWSIACETNADKQVHNRGSLSMAHAGPNTGGSQFFICFVPTPHLDGHHTVFGGIEEDDKESFIALDAIAQNDKIVSIEILETRDDN
- a CDS encoding peptidoglycan D,D-transpeptidase FtsI family protein — encoded protein: MSSNQTNNLENITKTKKIAILFFFLIFLLVLLIISVFNSTKKQRRLPSLETTKKELAVRGDIISSDNFKIASSKKLYKASIDTRFLNEDKKELFINLFSIYSDIPKAKIKKKVYDSLKHPGSLVLSYNIDSRSAKNLKELSYKLRRLDVFKAIKINGNKILQGLDIIESGEKRINSYQNSLTPVVGYIRKYESNNEKTRVTGIKGLESSYNAILNSSKDGILKGERDVLSYISFNKNSIIKNREDGASIVLNIPLKLQKTIEMQLDYYKEKFTADEIMVSIMESDTGKILSLATSNRFNPEDIKKEEIPYLKVNAVEYAFEPGSIIKPVALAMVLDKDRAKKNELLFAFNKGSKNSKGEFPRGRYKLGRYSIKDDHRFTKNYLTLDDVIVYSSNIGILQLVQRLSGEEFSDGMKSFGFTEKTGIDLTNEKTGYIPEVYKFKAGEDKQEDNVFKATVSYGQGMTSTFMQAIRAYSVFNNQGNMTTPKLVSHVLTSDNEKLFFNPQPTKRVISEKTAKTIKRMLIQTVKEGTGENAAVAGLEIGGKTGTAQIADKGRYQKKYISSFFGFANDKEHKYTIGVTVVNPSASGKYWYYLYASQSAVPVFKKVIESLVKLDYLKPQLDEHQ